The region ACAATGGATGAATGAAGCTTCTTTATGATCCACTTTGTGTGTACTTCTATATTCTTGATTGCAATGATAAATTGTTAAGTGTTCCTTAcaataaacaaaacaaataacTAAGAGCTTttcattaataaaaaaaacataaaacaaaaaaacacattcatgcatcattccgtattttcaaaagaaaaacaaaaaaaaaactcatcaTCGACCTTTCTTAATAGAAACCGCTATGTCAAGCTGACTTCTCGACATTCATATTACACACACAACAATCAGCAAGCTATAATGGATCAACTAGAGCAAAACCAAGATGCCCTACGTGAAGAGGTGTCCCAAGTGCGTGTGCAAATGGGGCAATTGATGGATATTATTCAAGCAGTCGCCCGAGGGAAAGAAATCATGGCCAAGATCCAAAAAGAGATGAACCAAAGAGCCCATGCTATTGCTGCCACTCCTGCTACCATTCCTGTCACTATAGAGAATCTTGTGCCTCCAAAAGGCAACACTCCAGTCCAAATCCTTATAGGGGCACCCGACAGTGTTCCTCCACCATTTATTAACCCTCTAATAATTGAGATCGATGATCAACAAGATGCCTTCTTCAGCCCAAGGGTCGC is a window of Lathyrus oleraceus cultivar Zhongwan6 chromosome 6, CAAS_Psat_ZW6_1.0, whole genome shotgun sequence DNA encoding:
- the LOC127095439 gene encoding uncharacterized protein LOC127095439, which codes for MDQLEQNQDALREEVSQVRVQMGQLMDIIQAVARGKEIMAKIQKEMNQRAHAIAATPATIPVTIENLVPPKGNTPVQILIGAPDSVPPPFINPLIIEIDDQQDAFFSPRVASVYDTFGPSANKVEKKVRAIEEKLKAMEGSSAIGFDAAEMCLVPSVVIPSKFKAPDFEKYKGASDPRTRVKAYFQNMTTYSDDDRFLMHFFQDNLSGASLDWYMQLE